The sequence TACCCCGGGATGTGGGGTTTTGAACCCCCCCAACCCTATACCTGGGTCTGCGCTGGCCGCGGCTCCGCGCTCTCGGGCTCCTCCAGCTCCGGGATGGATTCGTCGTTGCTCTCCGACTCGTTGCACGACCCTAAAAGAAGCCAAAAAGGATCGGGTTGGagacgccgccgccgccccaaACACCCCGAAAAAACCCCAAACGCCCCCAAAAATGACAGATCTCCCCCCTTTACCTTTATGGTTGGCCTCTccccgccgcggggccgcctTGTCCTCCAGCAGGGCGATGGCAGGGAGGTGCTCGGCGGCGCCGGGGCAGCTGTAGGGCAGCTCGGCCTCGCTGGAGGAGCTCGATTCGGACTGCACCGAGCCCCGGGGTGCCCGGCGGGGTCCCCCCTCTGCCGCCTCCGACCCCCTGGTGGTTTTAGGGCCGCCCGGTGCCTTCCTGCCCCGCGCCTTCTCCTTCTGCGGGGACGGCTCCGGCGCTGCGGGGATGGGGGATGTTGGGGTCACCGCGGTCCCACAAGAAGGGGAAGATCCCTCACCCCAAAATTGGGCTTGGGAGGGACCCCAGAACCCCCTCCAGGGGTTGGTACCCGGGGTGCTCACCCCAAAACCAGTGCCACCCAACCCCACACACTTCTGGGGACAGGACATATTGGGGTCACCACGGtcccagaagaaagggaagccCCCTCACCCCAAAACTGGGCTTGGTAGGGACCCAGGCACCGCCCCAGGGGTTGGTACCTGGGATGCTCACCCCAAAACCAGCACCACCCAACCCAAAACACCTCCGGGGATGGGAGATATTGGGGTCACCACGCTCCCAGAAGAAGAGGAAGCCCCATTACCCCAAATTGGGCTTGGTAGAGACCCCAGGCAGCCCCTCAGGGGTTGGTACATGAGATGCTCACCCCAAAACCAGCACCATCCAACCCGAAACACCTCTGGGGACCCCATGGGGATGGGAAATATTGGGGTCACCGTGGTCCCATAAGAAGGGGAAGCCCCACCATCCCAAATTGGGCTTAGTAGGGACCCCAGAACCCCCTCCAGGGGTTGATACCCGGGATGCTCACCCTGATCCCAACACCACCCAACCCCACACACCTCTGGGGACCCCACAGGGACGGGAGATATTGGGGTCACTGCAGCCCCACAAGAAGGGGAAGCCCCATTACCCCAAATTGGGCTTGGTAGGGACCCCAGGCAGCCCCCCAGAGGTTGGTACCCAGGATGCTCACCCTAAAACCAGCACCACCTGACCCCACACACTTCTGGGGACAAGACATATTGGGGTCACCATGGTCCCACAAGAAGGGGAAGCCCCATCACCCCAAAATTGGGCTTCGTAGAGACCCCAGAACCCCCTCCAGGGGTTGGTACCCGGGATGCTCACCCTGATCCCAGCACCACCCAACCCAAAACACCTCTGGGGACCCCACAAAGACCCCCACGGGGACGGAGGGCACCCtatggggacaggggacaccCTACGGGGTGGACTCTTACCCTCCAGCCTCTTCCTGGAGGCCGCTGGGGCCGTCGGGTGCTCCTCCAGCCTCTCGGCGAGCCCTGAGGTGTCCTCCGAGCGCGGCGGtggcgaggaagaggaggatgaggaggagacGGGAGGAGGCACTTGGATGAGTTTGGAGAGCGCCGGGCAGGCGGCCGGCACCGAAACCTCAACCGGCACCACCGGGACCTCTCGGGGTGCGGGGTCCTCGGGGGTCCCGGGCTCTGCTGGGGGGGCCGAGGGCACCGAAACGGCctcgggggggctgggggcaggctcCCCGCGCTCCTCGGGGAGGGATCCCGCTGtcacctcttcctcttcttcttcttcttcatcatcttcatcctcctcctcctcaggggGTGTCGGGGGGTGCTCGCCCTCCGCCGGGACTTTGGCATCGGGTTCTTcagcggggggcagcgggggctccTCGTCCCACGGGGGGCAAACTggaggggtgcagggggggctcCCGGCATCGCCCGGCTCCTGGGGCTCTTTGGGTTCAGGCGCGGCCACGGCGCCTTCGGCCTCagcctgggggggctgcggagGCTCcgtaacagcagcagcagcgacgACGAGAGGGGGGCTTTGTCCCGGCCCCCCCGGTGCCAGGAGGTCCCCGAAGGCGCCCTGCAGCATGGTGGCCACGTGCCGGCGATCCTCCGCGCTCCCCGGCAAGGCACCGAGcggtggaggtggtggtgaggatgaggagggtgaggatgaggatgaggatggcgGTGGGAGCAGTTcgaggggggccgggggggtccccacgTACACCTCCCGCTCCGAGGCGGTGAAACGCAGCGGCGGGGGGTCGGAGGCCgggggcagcaggcagagagccaTGCAGGGCCGGGGGgccagcgaggaggaggaggaggaggaaggcaggaggccGGGGGCGGCCGCTTCCCCCGCGCTGTCCTCGGGGGCGGTGAAGAAGCTGGAGTCGGTGCGGGAGCGCGAGGTGTCCAGCGGCTCGGGCGAGGAGTCctcggaggaggaggaggaagaggaggaagaggaggaggaggcggtggCGTCCCACTCAGCCTCCACGTTGGTCGAGGCCGGCTccgggctctgctcctgctccaggtcCTCGCTGGAGGCTTCCTCGGGGTCCTCCACATCCCTCGCCTCGTCCTCGTCCCCCGGCTCCTCGGTGGCGGCGTTGCTGCCACCGTCGCTGGCGGCCGGCGGTGGGGACTCGCTGCCCGTGGCCTCCCCGTCCTCCCGGAGGGCCTCGTCCTCCTCGGGGGCCTCCTCCTGCTCCGGGAGCTCCTCCGTGACCCCGTCCTGCAGCTCGGGGGCGTCCTCATCCCCCTCATCCGGGGTGGGGTCCGTCCTGCCGGCCTCGTCCTCGGGGTCACCTTCTTGGGGCGGGCACGGAGGCTCCGGGGCCTCCACCGCCGTGGCCTCAACCTCGTGGTCGCCGTTGGTGGCGGGCAGGGCGGGGGCGTCCCCCCCATGGCCATGGGGTTGGGGGTCTTTGGTCTCCCCGGCgcaggggggctgcggggcgctgGCGCTCGCCGCGGCCTCCAGATCCGCATCGGGGTCAGCCTCCGGCTGGGCCTCCGCCACTTTTGGGGTCTCCATCACTTTTTGGGCCTCCACCACTTTTGGGGTCTCCATCACCTCTGGGACCTCCACCACTTCTGGGGTCTCCATCACCTCCGGGACCTCCACCACTTTTTGGGTCTCCATCACCTCTGGGACCTCCACCACTTCTGGGGTTTCCATCATTTTTTGGGCCTCCACCACCTCTGGCGTCGCCTCCTCGGCCTCCTCCAAGGGCAGGGACTCCGTGGGGACAGCGGCCTCCACGTGGGGAGGCTCCTCCGGGACGGGGTCTGGCTCTTGCAGGACATCAGGCTCCGTGGTGGAGGCTTCCTCAGGCTccgaggaggatgaggaggggcTGAAGGCCTCCCCCGTCGGCTCCACGTTGACTTCTGTAGCAGGAGCCTCAACGGAGGCCACCTCAGAGGccgccaccacctcctcctcctcatcctcttcatcttcctcttcatcctcaacctcctcctcttcctcagccgGGTGGGCACCGTCCCGCTCCCCCTTTGCGGAAACCTCCAAAATTTGAGGCCCGGAGGCTGCCTCGTGCCTGGGGGACCCCCCCGGCGACGCCCTCTCCTCCCGGCCTCGCAGATGGAGCTCGATGTCCCCGGAGGAAGGCTCGGCGTCCCCGGCGGAGGCCGGGGGAAGGGGGTGGTgaccccccgagccccccaccAACGCGTGGCGCTCGGTGCCGTAGAGCCGCTCGTCCTCCTCGCCGTCGTAGGAGGCCGAGTCGGAGGAGGCCGAGGTGTCGTCGCGGAAGGCGAAGGACTCGTCCACCCCCTCGTTGATGGAGGTCTCGGAGAGCGAGCGGAGGAAGGAGGCCGAGGTGCTGgcgtcttcctcctcctcctcttcctcatcttcatcctcatcctcctcgGAGAGGGGCTCGGCCGCCGGCGGGGCCGGCACCAAAGTGATCTCCACGGCCTCGGCCTCGAAGAGGAGGCTGCCGCGGAAGGGCAGCAGGGCCGCGGGGATGAGGCCGCCGGGGGAGCCTTcatcccccagcacctccccactacccccatcctcatcctcaccctcctcctcctcctcttcctcctcctcctcctgcctcgcCGAGGCCTCATcctcagaggaggaggaggaggaggaggaggaggaggatgaggagcgGTGGGTGAAGGCCGCCGGCCCGGCCTCGCCGTCGGGGGCCTCAACCAGGAGATTTGGGGAGCAGGACGGGGAGGTGCTGGCCGTGCCCGAAgacccccagctgcccccctcGGCCGTCATATAGGATCCGGAGGGGGACGTGGGGGGGGAGCCCAACCCCTCGCTCCCCGCGTCCCCCccatcttcatcctcctcctcctcctcctcatcctcctcctccttttgggGTCGAGCCCCCCCGGTCCTCACGGGGGTGGAGGGGGCGGTGAAGAAGAGGTCGGGGTCCAGGTTGGCggcctggggtgggggggggggtcggttAAAAGGGTGGGGGGTTTCGGGAGGGTTTTTGGGGGGGCAGCTCGTCTCCTCGCCCATCACGATGCGGGTGTCCAAGGGGTCGGCGGGGAGGGTTATAGGGGGCGgaggggggttttggggaggggggggggggcagcccttGTTGTTGATGGGGCCGTGCTCGGCCCCATGGGGGgtggaggggccggggggggcgtCGCAGCTGGCCCCCTCGGGTTGGGGGCGAGCCTCCTCCT comes from Aythya fuligula isolate bAytFul2 chromosome 2, bAytFul2.pri, whole genome shotgun sequence and encodes:
- the NACAD gene encoding NAC-alpha domain-containing protein 1, with product MPGEAASSPPGSQAEAPGLAPGLAPGLQPRPGSPLAAPPGDVAAVAAVVTPPMPTKEEARPQPEGASCDAPPGPSTPHGAEHGPINNKGCPPPPPQNPPPPPITLPADPLDTRIVMGEETSCPPKNPPETPHPFNRPPPPPQAANLDPDLFFTAPSTPVRTGGARPQKEEEDEEEEEEDEDGGDAGSEGLGSPPTSPSGSYMTAEGGSWGSSGTASTSPSCSPNLLVEAPDGEAGPAAFTHRSSSSSSSSSSSSSEDEASARQEEEEEEEEEEGEDEDGGSGEVLGDEGSPGGLIPAALLPFRGSLLFEAEAVEITLVPAPPAAEPLSEEDEDEDEEEEEEEDASTSASFLRSLSETSINEGVDESFAFRDDTSASSDSASYDGEEDERLYGTERHALVGGSGGHHPLPPASAGDAEPSSGDIELHLRGREERASPGGSPRHEAASGPQILEVSAKGERDGAHPAEEEEEVEDEEEDEEDEEEEVVAASEVASVEAPATEVNVEPTGEAFSPSSSSSEPEEASTTEPDVLQEPDPVPEEPPHVEAAVPTESLPLEEAEEATPEVVEAQKMMETPEVVEVPEVMETQKVVEVPEVMETPEVVEVPEVMETPKVVEAQKVMETPKVAEAQPEADPDADLEAAASASAPQPPCAGETKDPQPHGHGGDAPALPATNGDHEVEATAVEAPEPPCPPQEGDPEDEAGRTDPTPDEGDEDAPELQDGVTEELPEQEEAPEEDEALREDGEATGSESPPPAASDGGSNAATEEPGDEDEARDVEDPEEASSEDLEQEQSPEPASTNVEAEWDATASSSSSSSSSSSSEDSSPEPLDTSRSRTDSSFFTAPEDSAGEAAAPGLLPSSSSSSSLAPRPCMALCLLPPASDPPPLRFTASEREVYVGTPPAPLELLPPPSSSSSSPSSSSPPPPPLGALPGSAEDRRHVATMLQGAFGDLLAPGGPGQSPPLVVAAAAVTEPPQPPQAEAEGAVAAPEPKEPQEPGDAGSPPCTPPVCPPWDEEPPLPPAEEPDAKVPAEGEHPPTPPEEEEDEDDEEEEEEEEVTAGSLPEERGEPAPSPPEAVSVPSAPPAEPGTPEDPAPREVPVVPVEVSVPAACPALSKLIQVPPPVSSSSSSSSPPPRSEDTSGLAERLEEHPTAPAASRKRLEAPEPSPQKEKARGRKAPGGPKTTRGSEAAEGGPRRAPRGSVQSESSSSSEAELPYSCPGAAEHLPAIALLEDKAAPRRGEANHKGSCNESESNDESIPELEEPESAEPRPAQTQAPLTHSLGTGEESISKAKQSRSEKKARKAMSKLGLRQIHGVTRITIRKSKNILFVITKPDVFKSPASDIYIVFGEAKIEDLSQQVHKAAAEKFKVPMEHSPLITETAPALTIKEESEEEEEVDETGLEVRDIELVMAQANVSRPKAVRALRHNNNDIVNAIMELTM